The Amycolatopsis mongoliensis genome includes a window with the following:
- a CDS encoding WS/DGAT/MGAT family O-acyltransferase has translation MQRLSGLDASFLYLETSSQVLHVCGLITLDGSTMPGGYTFAKLMEKLEERVRVIPAFRRKLHNPLWNIGHPVWIEDEDFDLDHHVHRIGVPAPGDRAELAELCAHIAGQQLDRGRPLWQLYVIEGLADGQIAVLLKMHHASVDGVSGASLITYLAGLEPDGPMPEIEEPRNPGLPAPLHLLRSGVESVAKRPAELARLLPDLLELVPRWLGKALRGKGMPIPFTAPRTSLNGTITGHRSVAFAQLDLGTVKDVKNAFGVTVNDVVLAVVAGALRKFLDARGELPEDPLVATVPVSVHDRTERDHGSNKVSAFFASLPTHLADPTARVFFLAEANRLSKDHHYDIDADMLQDWAQFSAATAFGLAVRAYSALRLAEKHPVVHNLVVSNVPGPPMPLYFLGARITGLYPLGPVFHGAGLNVTVLSNAGKLHVGLLGARELVKDLWPLADALPEALAELLKAAP, from the coding sequence ATGCAGAGACTGAGTGGCCTCGACGCGAGCTTCCTCTACCTCGAAACGTCGTCCCAGGTCCTGCACGTCTGCGGATTGATCACCCTCGACGGCTCGACGATGCCCGGCGGCTACACCTTCGCGAAGCTCATGGAAAAGCTCGAGGAACGGGTCCGGGTGATTCCGGCGTTCCGCCGCAAACTGCACAATCCGCTCTGGAACATCGGGCATCCCGTGTGGATCGAGGACGAGGACTTCGACCTCGACCACCACGTGCACCGCATCGGCGTGCCCGCCCCCGGCGACCGGGCCGAACTGGCCGAGCTGTGCGCGCACATCGCCGGCCAGCAGCTCGACCGCGGCCGCCCGCTCTGGCAGCTCTACGTCATCGAAGGGCTGGCCGACGGCCAGATCGCGGTGCTGCTGAAGATGCACCACGCGAGCGTCGACGGCGTGAGCGGCGCCAGCCTGATCACCTACCTGGCCGGGCTGGAACCCGACGGGCCGATGCCGGAGATCGAGGAACCTCGCAACCCCGGGCTGCCCGCGCCGCTGCACCTGCTCCGCTCCGGCGTCGAGAGCGTCGCGAAACGCCCCGCCGAGCTCGCGCGGCTGCTGCCGGACCTGCTGGAGCTCGTCCCGCGGTGGCTCGGGAAAGCCTTGCGCGGCAAGGGGATGCCGATCCCGTTCACCGCGCCGCGGACGTCGCTGAACGGCACGATCACCGGGCACCGCAGCGTCGCGTTCGCCCAGCTCGACCTCGGCACGGTCAAGGACGTGAAGAACGCCTTCGGGGTCACGGTCAACGACGTCGTGCTCGCGGTCGTCGCGGGTGCGCTGCGGAAGTTCCTGGACGCGCGCGGCGAACTGCCGGAAGACCCGCTGGTCGCGACCGTCCCGGTCTCGGTGCACGACCGGACCGAACGCGACCACGGCAGCAACAAGGTCTCCGCGTTCTTCGCGTCGCTGCCGACGCACCTGGCCGACCCGACTGCACGGGTGTTCTTCCTCGCCGAGGCCAACCGGCTGTCGAAGGACCACCACTACGACATCGACGCCGACATGCTGCAGGACTGGGCGCAGTTCTCGGCCGCGACGGCGTTCGGCCTCGCCGTGCGCGCGTACTCGGCGCTGCGCCTGGCCGAGAAGCACCCGGTGGTGCACAACCTGGTTGTCTCCAACGTGCCCGGGCCGCCGATGCCGCTGTACTTCCTCGGCGCGCGGATCACCGGCCTCTACCCGCTCGGCCCGGTCTTCCACGGCGCCGGGCTGAACGTCACCGTGCTGTCCAACGCGGGCAAGCTGCACGTCGGGCTGCTCGGTGCGCGGGAGCTGGTCAAGGACCTGTGGCCGCTCGCCGACGCGCTCCCGGAAGCCCTGGCCGAGCTGCTGAAGGCGGCCCCTTAG
- a CDS encoding nitroreductase family deazaflavin-dependent oxidoreductase, translating into MGRFSLPEQKPGGLDSPATAKVMKYGARAQVAVFRLTGGRVGSTWRIGAGFRKPVPTLLLEHRGRKSGRLFTTPLLYLRSGEDVVVVGSQGGLPDHPQWYRNLLAHPETRIHLKGRRAVPVTARVAGPAERADLWPRLVELYADFAKYQAWTEREIPVVVLGPR; encoded by the coding sequence ATGGGACGCTTCAGCCTGCCCGAGCAGAAGCCCGGCGGCCTCGACTCGCCCGCGACGGCCAAGGTCATGAAGTACGGGGCGAGGGCCCAGGTGGCGGTCTTCCGGCTGACCGGCGGCCGCGTCGGCAGCACCTGGCGGATCGGGGCCGGGTTCCGCAAGCCGGTGCCGACGCTGCTGCTGGAGCACCGCGGGCGCAAGTCCGGCCGGCTGTTCACGACGCCGCTGCTCTACCTTCGGTCCGGCGAAGACGTCGTCGTCGTCGGCTCCCAGGGCGGACTGCCGGACCACCCGCAGTGGTACCGCAACCTGCTGGCGCACCCCGAGACCCGCATCCACCTCAAGGGCCGGCGCGCCGTCCCGGTCACGGCGCGGGTGGCCGGGCCCGCGGAACGCGCCGACCTCTGGCCCCGGCTGGTGGAGCTGTACGCCGACTTCGCGAAGTACCAGGCCTGGACCGAGCGGGAGATCCCGGTCGTGGTGCTCGGCCCGCGCTAA
- a CDS encoding alpha/beta fold hydrolase: MAVIGPDGARRRLITVPSTAAVPDPVPLDLPGRGRTVVTDVGPRDAPALVLLHSVACTGLLTWYPALHRLARRHRVVVFDQRWHGRGIRSPEFRLADCAADVVAVADALGIGRFAVGGYSMGGMVGQLVARAEPERVTGLVLCSTASNFRRGLRQSVALDVFGRTLRRLRERVKLPAAPTAAPRARVEDYRWGLREFRSTTPWEIAVAVDEIGRFDSTPWLHTLRLPAAVVVTTRDRFIAPEHQRSLARRIPGAATYEVAAGHAACVLAADRWVPALLAAVTSVHTP; the protein is encoded by the coding sequence ATGGCGGTGATCGGACCGGACGGCGCGCGCCGCCGCCTGATCACCGTGCCCTCGACCGCCGCCGTGCCCGACCCGGTCCCCCTCGACCTGCCCGGCCGCGGGCGGACCGTGGTCACCGACGTCGGGCCGCGGGACGCGCCCGCCCTCGTCCTCTTGCATTCGGTGGCCTGCACGGGCTTGCTGACCTGGTACCCGGCGCTCCACCGGCTGGCGCGCCGCCACCGCGTCGTCGTGTTCGACCAGCGGTGGCACGGCCGGGGCATCCGGTCGCCGGAGTTCCGGCTCGCCGACTGCGCCGCCGACGTCGTCGCCGTGGCGGACGCGCTCGGCATCGGGCGGTTCGCCGTCGGCGGGTACTCGATGGGCGGGATGGTCGGCCAGCTGGTCGCCCGCGCCGAACCAGAACGTGTTACCGGATTGGTGCTGTGTTCGACCGCGAGCAACTTCCGGCGCGGGCTGCGCCAAAGCGTCGCGCTCGACGTGTTCGGCCGGACGCTGCGCCGGCTTCGCGAGCGCGTGAAGCTGCCGGCCGCGCCCACCGCCGCCCCCCGCGCGCGCGTCGAGGACTACCGGTGGGGCCTGCGGGAGTTCCGGTCGACCACGCCGTGGGAGATCGCGGTCGCCGTCGACGAGATCGGCCGGTTCGACTCGACGCCGTGGCTGCACACGCTGCGGCTGCCCGCGGCCGTCGTCGTGACCACCCGGGACCGGTTCATCGCCCCCGAGCACCAGCGCTCCCTGGCCCGCCGCATCCCCGGCGCGGCGACCTACGAGGTCGCGGCCGGGCACGCCGCCTGCGTGCTCGCCGCCGACCGCTGGGTGCCCGCCCTGCTCGCCGCGGTCACGTCGGTACACACCCCTTGA
- a CDS encoding acyl-CoA dehydrogenase family protein produces MDFTLDDTQTEIAALAAKVLGAEDDPWRALASSGLLALALPPDLEGDGLGVAEVAQVLTEVGRAAAPVPAYTALALGVLPVETLGTPQQRADLLPPVAAGEALLTAALHEPSAPLTGQPAATARAADGKWLLSGVKTAVPYAREATRILTPVTTPHGTAVYLVDPQADGVTLVPTPTSAGTPEYTVRLDDVAAEESDLLFDRGAVAALHRFALAGALAVGDGLLAGALALTVKHVGERTQFGRPLATFQAVAGQIADVYVASRTVHLAVTSAVWRLAAGLDADAELDVAAYWLAEEAPKALATCHHLHGGVGVDETYPLHRYSSAVKDLGRALGGAAHRLGRLGERVAG; encoded by the coding sequence GTGGACTTCACTCTTGACGATACGCAGACGGAGATCGCCGCCCTCGCCGCCAAAGTGCTCGGTGCGGAGGACGATCCGTGGCGCGCGCTCGCGTCGTCGGGCCTGCTGGCCCTCGCGCTGCCCCCCGACCTGGAGGGCGACGGCCTGGGCGTCGCGGAGGTCGCGCAGGTCCTCACCGAGGTCGGCCGCGCCGCCGCGCCGGTACCGGCCTACACCGCCTTGGCGCTGGGCGTCCTCCCGGTCGAAACACTGGGCACGCCCCAGCAGCGCGCGGATCTCCTGCCGCCGGTCGCCGCGGGGGAGGCCCTGCTCACCGCGGCCCTGCACGAGCCGTCCGCGCCCCTGACCGGGCAACCCGCCGCGACCGCACGGGCGGCCGACGGGAAATGGCTGCTCAGCGGGGTGAAGACGGCGGTCCCGTACGCCCGGGAAGCCACCCGGATCCTCACGCCGGTGACCACGCCGCACGGCACCGCCGTCTACCTGGTCGACCCGCAGGCCGACGGCGTCACGCTCGTCCCGACGCCCACCTCGGCCGGGACGCCGGAGTACACCGTGCGCCTGGACGACGTCGCCGCCGAGGAGAGCGACCTCCTGTTCGACCGGGGCGCCGTCGCGGCGCTGCACCGCTTCGCCCTCGCCGGGGCGCTCGCGGTCGGGGACGGACTCTTGGCCGGCGCCCTGGCCCTGACGGTGAAGCACGTGGGCGAACGCACCCAGTTCGGCCGTCCCCTCGCGACGTTCCAGGCGGTGGCGGGCCAGATCGCCGACGTCTACGTCGCCTCCCGGACCGTGCACCTGGCCGTGACGTCGGCGGTGTGGCGGCTGGCGGCCGGCCTCGACGCGGACGCCGAACTGGACGTCGCCGCCTACTGGCTCGCCGAAGAGGCGCCCAAGGCGCTCGCGACCTGCCACCACCTGCACGGCGGGGTCGGCGTCGACGAAACCTATCCGCTGCACCGGTATTCCTCGGCGGTGAAGGACCTCGGCCGGGCGCTCGGCGGCGCCGCGCACCGGCTCGGCAGGCTCGGCGAACGAGTGGCGGGGTGA
- a CDS encoding acyl-CoA dehydrogenase family protein: MHVELTAAQKALRAELREYFAGLISPEERQAMLRERHGPVFREIVRRMGRDGRLGVGWPVEYGGQGFGGIEQHLFVDEAARADVQLPSVTLQTVGPTLQQYGTDEQKAFFLPKILAGEIHFAIGYTEPEAGTDLAALRTTAVRDGDEYVVNGQKIFTTGGHDADYIWLAVRTAPDAPRHKGISILIMDTSDPGYSWTPIITCDGAHHVNATYYSDVRVPVNRLVGKENEGWRLITTQLNHERVMLGPAGRIGGLYDRVRAWAAAHGLLDLADVRAVLAEAMAVTRVNELLNWQVAVSSASAPVAVADASATKVFSSEVIQRIGRNLEELVGRHGDLADPDTAELAEWLDIAAKRNIVLTFGGGVSEIQRELIASIGLGLPRVPR, from the coding sequence ATGCACGTCGAACTGACCGCGGCGCAGAAAGCGCTGCGCGCCGAACTGCGCGAGTACTTCGCCGGGCTGATCAGCCCGGAAGAACGTCAGGCCATGCTGCGCGAGCGGCACGGGCCGGTGTTCCGCGAGATCGTCCGCCGGATGGGCCGCGACGGCCGGCTGGGCGTCGGCTGGCCGGTCGAGTACGGCGGGCAGGGCTTCGGCGGGATCGAGCAGCACCTGTTCGTCGACGAGGCCGCGCGCGCCGACGTCCAGCTGCCGTCGGTGACGCTGCAGACCGTCGGGCCGACGCTGCAGCAGTACGGCACGGACGAGCAGAAGGCCTTCTTCCTGCCGAAGATCCTGGCCGGCGAGATCCACTTCGCGATCGGCTACACCGAGCCGGAGGCGGGGACCGACCTCGCGGCGCTGCGGACGACGGCGGTGCGCGACGGCGACGAGTACGTCGTCAACGGCCAGAAGATCTTCACCACCGGCGGGCACGACGCCGACTACATCTGGCTCGCCGTGCGGACCGCGCCGGACGCGCCGCGGCACAAGGGCATCTCGATCCTCATCATGGACACGAGCGACCCCGGCTACTCGTGGACGCCGATCATCACCTGCGACGGCGCCCACCACGTCAACGCGACGTACTACTCGGACGTCCGCGTGCCGGTGAACCGGTTGGTGGGCAAGGAGAACGAAGGCTGGCGGCTGATCACCACGCAGCTCAACCACGAGCGCGTGATGCTCGGCCCGGCCGGGCGGATCGGCGGGCTGTACGACCGGGTCCGCGCCTGGGCCGCCGCCCACGGCCTGCTGGACCTCGCCGACGTCCGGGCCGTGCTGGCCGAGGCCATGGCGGTGACGCGGGTGAACGAGCTGCTGAACTGGCAGGTCGCGGTGTCCTCGGCGAGCGCACCGGTGGCGGTCGCCGACGCGTCGGCGACGAAGGTGTTCAGCTCCGAGGTCATCCAGCGGATCGGCCGGAACCTCGAAGAGCTGGTCGGGCGCCACGGTGACCTGGCCGATCCGGACACCGCCGAGCTGGCGGAATGGCTGGACATCGCCGCCAAGCGCAACATCGTGCTGACGTTCGGCGGCGGGGTCAGCGAAATCCAACGGGAGCTGATCGCGTCGATCGGCCTGGGCCTGCCGAGGGTGCCGCGATGA